A segment of the Gemmatimonadota bacterium genome:
GCACCTGTATCAACGGCTTTAGGAGTGTTGGGGATGCCCGGGCTTACGGCGTATTTTGGATTGCTGGAAGTTGGGCAGCCCAAAGAAGGCGAGACTGTACTGGTGACGGGTGCTGCGGGTGCTGTGGGATCAATTGTGGGGCAGATTGCCAAAATCGTGGGTTGTCGCGTTGTGGGTGTGGCGGGGTCGGATCAAAAGATCGCCCATGTGGTTGACGAGTTGGGTTTTGACGCCGCTTTCAATTACAAGGAGGTCGATGATTACAGTGCCGAATTGCAACGCCAGTGTCCCGATGGCATTGACGTATTTTTTGACAATGTGGGTGGCGCAGTTTCCGATGCGGCCTTTCCCCTGATGAATGTGCGTGGTCGTATTTCTGTTTGCGGGCAAATATCGCAATACAATTTGACCGCTCCAGAACAGGGGCCGCGGATGATGTGGTACTTTATTTCTCAAAGATTGACGATGCGCGGTTTTCTGGTTTTTGACTTTGAAGACCAGCACGCCGAGGCCCTCAACCAGATGGCTATTTGGGTCAATGAAGGGCGGATTAAATATCGGGAAGATATCTGGGAGGGGTTGGAGAATGCCCCTGAGGCATTTATCGAT
Coding sequences within it:
- a CDS encoding NADP-dependent oxidoreductase, encoding MNRQITLAARPEGFPVPEDFKFVETPIPEPGEGEVLSRTLFMSVDPYMRGRMNDRASYAANVQIGDVMVGGTVGEVIASNDPNFEVGDIVQAQIGWQAYGVSKGSNLRKVNPDLAPVSTALGVLGMPGLTAYFGLLEVGQPKEGETVLVTGAAGAVGSIVGQIAKIVGCRVVGVAGSDQKIAHVVDELGFDAAFNYKEVDDYSAELQRQCPDGIDVFFDNVGGAVSDAAFPLMNVRGRISVCGQISQYNLTAPEQGPRMMWYFISQRLTMRGFLVFDFEDQHAEALNQMAIWVNEGRIKYREDIWEGLENAPEAFIDMMQGGNTGKRVVKVAE